A genomic region of Spea bombifrons isolate aSpeBom1 chromosome 9, aSpeBom1.2.pri, whole genome shotgun sequence contains the following coding sequences:
- the DLGAP5 gene encoding disks large-associated protein 5: MDTRSQFAGRYKKDLSTETLRAKVARRKSITQKENRHKEFRKGRGLALVDGNVTMCREYELSVLEEAGEPSFMKGNESVAGVSKPKQQMSKERLEMLQRFKEEKLLRKLKDQREKAAKGVFKCGLYKPDVMLLPPAPPQKAVKVKPKDQLAPPTTRVTRSAAKAENSANKTTRSQHVPTGVLNSSKILAERTVPRGRGQSSTLKKADKEHKVVPPPTRPLRTTVASAAKVPPKSIAVTKPQEKIVKENKVEPTVQEKSQPQLAPICKTEELVKPQLEVHAEEDICKETTSETETAGGASSLARERKPSFAPDNYKFQPLEGLCHYKLKPMSPGQADRFLNPSFTWSPVRSEKTNLLESPKKETKGQNHLLPDDQDLEPTVCAVETNTTSPPQRKECVTEQNSCTSAQQSPPSQTIISDALQENKELEQLEERQHDVPYFRNILKSETERLFILSAEWEKKVDADIPEDAKDLIRTTVGQTRLLITERFKQFEGLVDNCEFKRGEKETTCTDLDGFWDMIYFQVEDVGKKFVNLGKLEENSWQQNTVQTKRAVKKRIVSVPKQSQGDNGRAAARSRLAAIKAALKDKGKPTEPVAEVASDVPKQLDLVVFDAGFFRIESPAKPKNDVKINRRSSQTPKASKSITKTSRIHVTGRFLEDDVECLEIKGSKSPVGRVLFTAEKESTLNTEESSKSSDFSDNKDDSSQASLVKYLVPPECIDLEFGDSPAAKPSERNLDSILTTNASLVDDVFMTSPGKTVEEISIHSPFTDLGEFADADCKIDDADGIPLRGNCSPSNTVIRAPLAFDSLACDLIVFSPMEK; encoded by the exons ATGGATACCAGGTCGCAGTTTGCCGGCCGCTACAAAAAAGATCTGAGCACCGAAACCTTAAGGGCCAAAGTGGCCCGGCGCAAATCCATCACTCAGAAGGAAAACAGACACAAGGAGTTCAGAAAGGGCAGAGGCCTAGCGCTGGTGGACGGAAATGTCACAATGTGTAGGGAGTACGAGCTGTCGGTGCTGGAGGAGGCCGGCGAACCTTCCTTCATGAAAGGCAATGAGTCGGTGGCAG GTGTCTCTAAGCCCAAACAGCAGATGTCGAAAGAGCGCTTGGAAATGTTGCAGCGCTTCAAAGAAGAAAAGCTACTCCGAAAATTAAAAGACCAAAGAGAAAAGGCGGCTAAAGGGGTTTTTAAATGCGGTCTCTATAAACCGGATGTTATGCTTCTTCCGCCCGCGCCCCCTCAAAAGGCTGTGAAAGTCAAACCAAAAGATCAG CTGGCGCCACCTACTACGAGAGTTACAAGATCTGCAGCTAAAGCTGAAAATTCTGCAAACAAGACTACCCGCTCCCAGCACGTTCCG ACGGGTGTACTTAACAGCAGCAAGATATTAGCAGAACGCACAGTCCCAAGAGGACGAGGACAGAGTTCAACCCTAAAAAAAGCTGATAAGGAACATAaag TTGTCCCGCCACCTACAAGACCTCTTAGAACCACAGTGGCGTCTGCAGCTAAAGTGCCCCCTAAAAGTATTGCTG TTACCAAACCTCAAGAAAAAattgttaaagaaaacaaagtagAACCAACCGTGCAAGAAAAATCTcag CCTCAACTTGCTCCCATATGTAAAACTGAAGAACTTGTAAAGCCACAACTTGAAGTGCATGCAGAAGAAGACATCTGTAAAGAAACCACCTCGGAAACGGAGACCGCAGGAGGTGCTTCTTCCTTGGCACGTGAAAGGAAACCCTCTTTTGCTCCTGATAATTATAAGTTCCAACCGTTGGAAGGTTTGTGCCATTACAAGCTGAAGCCTATGTCACCAGGCCAAGCGGATAGATTTCTGAATCCATCCTTCACATGGAGCCCTGTCCGATCAGAAAA GACTAATTTGCTAGAATCTCCTAAGAAGGAAACAAAAGGACAAAATCACTTGCTTCCTGATGATCAAGACTTGGAGCCAACTGTCTGTGCTGTAGAAACAAACACAACTTCTCCTCCTCAAAGAAAAG AATGCGTGACTGAGCAGAATTCCTGTACATCTGCACAACAGTCTCCTCCATCTCAGACTATTATATCAGATGCTTTACAGGAGAACAAAGAGCTGGAGCAACTAGAGGAGCGGCAGCACGATGTGCCTTACTTCCG AAACATACTGAAGTCTGAGACGGAGCGGCTTTTCATACTGTCCGCagagtgggaaaaaaaagttgacGCAGACATTCCAGAGGATG CAAAGGATCTGATACGCACAACTGTTGGGCAAACACGACTCCTAATTACAGAGCGGTTTAAACAGTTTGAGGGACTTGTGGACAACTGTGAATTCAAGCGTGGTGAAAAGGAAACAACATGCACAGATCTCGATGGTTTCTGGGATATGATCTACTTTCAG GTTGAAGATGTGGGTAAGAAGTTTGTCAATCTTGGGAAGCTGGAAGAGAACTCATGGCAACAAAACACAGTCCAGACCAAAAGAGCTGTAAAA AAGAGAATTGTTTCAGTACCAAAGCAGAGTCAAGGTGATAACGGGAGGGCTGCAGCTCGAAGTCGTCTTGCTGCAATTAAAGCTGCCCTGAAAGACAAAGGAAAGCCAACAGAACCAGTAGCTGAAGTAGCCTCAGatgtccccaagcagcttgaTCTGGTAGTCTTTGACGCTGGGTTCTTTCGAATTGAGAGCCCTGCAAAACCAAAAAATG ATGTGAAAATAAATCGAAGATCATCTCAAACACCCAAGGCTTCCAAGTCCATCACGAAAACCTCTAGAATTCATGTTACCGGCCGCTTTCTAGAAGATGATGTGGAGTGTTTGGAAATAAAGGGTTCAAAATCTCCTGTAGGAAGGGTGCTATTCACTGCAGAGAAAGAAAG CACATTAAACACAGAAGAATCTTCTAAAAGTTCAGATTTCAGCGATAACAAAGATGAC TCCTCCCAAGCGAGTCTTGTAAAATATTTGGTACCTCCGGAGTGCATTGATCTAGAGTTTGGAGATTCCCCTGCAGCCAAGCCGAGCGAGCGTAACCTGGACTCGATTCTCACAACTAACGCTTCATTAGTGGATGATGTCTTTATGACCAGCCCTGGAAAAACTGTCGAGGAAATCAGTATCCACTCTCCATTTACAGATCTTGGGGAATTTGCTGATGCAG actgtaagatTGATGATGCTGATGGAATCCCTCTCC